The following proteins are co-located in the Haloplanus sp. HW8-1 genome:
- a CDS encoding precorrin-8X methylmutase codes for MTDEDYADLGATTQDAMEIAETSMDIVRSFVPNETLEDRLRQKAVHSTGSPDFQHLLRFHNDPVRAGARAVLDDRPIVTDITMAKAGITGRGHDCPVRKAIGAGGDLAAETGMTRTAASVLELDREGAYDGAIAVVGNAPTGALALADCIEDGTRPAVVVATPVGFVKAVESRERVREVAEEHGVPAITNVGTRGGSGLAAALTNELIHVASDTREGDVEL; via the coding sequence ATGACTGACGAGGACTACGCGGACCTCGGCGCGACGACGCAGGACGCGATGGAGATTGCGGAGACGAGCATGGACATCGTCCGCTCGTTCGTCCCGAACGAGACGCTCGAAGATCGGCTCAGGCAGAAAGCGGTCCACTCGACGGGCTCTCCCGACTTCCAGCACCTGCTGCGGTTTCACAACGATCCGGTTCGGGCTGGCGCGCGCGCCGTCCTCGACGACCGCCCCATCGTGACCGATATCACGATGGCAAAGGCGGGGATCACGGGTCGGGGTCACGACTGCCCGGTTCGGAAGGCGATCGGAGCGGGCGGGGATCTGGCCGCCGAGACGGGCATGACCAGAACCGCGGCCTCGGTCCTCGAACTCGACCGCGAGGGGGCCTACGACGGCGCCATCGCCGTCGTCGGGAACGCCCCGACCGGCGCGCTGGCGCTGGCCGACTGCATCGAGGACGGGACTCGCCCCGCGGTCGTCGTCGCGACGCCCGTGGGCTTCGTGAAGGCGGTCGAGAGCCGCGAGCGCGTCCGCGAAGTCGCCGAGGAACACGGCGTCCCCGCCATCACCAACGTCGGGACGCGCGGTGGGAGCGGCCTCGCCGCGGCGCTGACGAACGAACTGATCCACGTCGCCAGCGACACGCGGGAGGGCGACGTCGAGCTATGA
- a CDS encoding cobalt-precorrin-7 (C(5))-methyltransferase, which translates to MSEYDLDSGPDPAAVAAAEPEPSRNAAAPVHAVGIGPGNPDYLTRRGARAIREADVVVGFETVVDFVADETGADLLTCGYADEAATLDTFAERVRAGDRGTALLMGDPNHSGYQFLGKVERAVGAPVTVIPGISSLQVAASRARTPMENSAFVTLHKSGDLGADLDRLVGAVGDRHLLVLPRPFDWMPGDVADLLVESGARPGLDALVLERLTHADERVTRTRLGDLRESAGGSDPDSTPFSDLSVLVVRRDG; encoded by the coding sequence ATGAGCGAGTACGACCTCGATTCCGGCCCGGATCCGGCGGCGGTCGCCGCCGCCGAACCGGAGCCGTCACGCAACGCCGCCGCCCCGGTCCACGCCGTCGGCATCGGCCCAGGAAACCCCGACTACCTCACCCGGCGGGGCGCGCGGGCCATCCGCGAGGCGGACGTGGTCGTCGGCTTCGAGACGGTCGTCGACTTCGTGGCCGACGAGACGGGGGCGGACCTGCTCACCTGTGGCTACGCCGACGAGGCGGCGACGCTCGATACGTTCGCCGAGCGGGTCCGGGCTGGCGACCGGGGAACCGCGCTCCTGATGGGCGATCCAAACCACTCGGGCTATCAGTTCCTCGGCAAGGTCGAACGGGCGGTCGGCGCCCCCGTGACGGTGATTCCGGGGATCTCGTCGCTACAGGTGGCCGCGAGTCGGGCGCGCACGCCGATGGAGAACAGCGCGTTCGTCACCCTGCACAAGAGCGGCGATCTCGGCGCCGACCTCGACCGACTCGTCGGTGCTGTCGGCGACCGTCACCTCCTGGTCCTCCCGCGGCCCTTCGACTGGATGCCCGGCGACGTCGCCGACCTGCTCGTCGAGTCGGGCGCTCGCCCGGGGCTCGACGCGCTCGTACTCGAACGGCTGACCCACGCCGACGAGCGGGTGACGCGAACGCGCCTCGGCGACCTGCGCGAGTCTGCAGGGGGTTCGGACCCCGACTCGACGCCGTTCTCGGATCTCTCCGTGCTCGTGGTCCGGAGGGACGGATGA
- a CDS encoding cobyrinic acid a,c-diamide synthase codes for MKGVVVAGTRSGVGKTVATLAIVRALQGQGRAVQPAKAGPDFIDPSHHEAVAATPSRTLDLWLEGHEGVRRNYYRGDGDVCVVEGVMGLYDGDCSSTAMVAEALDLPVVLVVDANAGMESVAATAHGFHEYASHTGRDVDVVGVLAQRTHGGRHERGIRDALPDHLTYFGRVPPRSALEIPDRHLGLQMGEEAAIDDEALDEAAEAIHVDRLRDAARTPPRPEERVVDDPTDARVAVARDAAFRFTYPATLERLRERAAVATFSPLAGDALPDCDGIYLPGGYPELHAETLEASPTMDAIATAAVDGTAVLGECGGLMALSESLTTTDGETHGMAGVLPATVRMHDRYQALDHVELRARRGSPTAATHDRRRGHEFHYSSVDVDGDARFAFEVLRGDGIDDERDGLYEYRTLGTYCHLHPESGAFDAFVESAAER; via the coding sequence ATGAAGGGGGTCGTCGTGGCCGGCACGCGGTCGGGCGTCGGGAAGACGGTGGCGACGCTCGCCATCGTCCGCGCCCTGCAGGGGCAGGGCCGGGCCGTCCAGCCCGCGAAGGCCGGCCCGGACTTCATCGATCCGAGCCACCACGAGGCCGTGGCCGCAACCCCGTCGCGGACGCTCGACCTGTGGCTCGAAGGCCACGAGGGCGTCCGCCGCAACTACTACCGCGGCGACGGCGACGTCTGCGTCGTCGAGGGCGTGATGGGGCTCTACGACGGCGACTGTTCGAGCACGGCGATGGTCGCCGAGGCGCTCGACCTCCCGGTGGTGCTGGTCGTCGACGCGAACGCCGGGATGGAGAGCGTCGCGGCGACGGCTCACGGCTTCCACGAGTACGCGTCCCACACCGGCCGCGACGTCGACGTGGTCGGCGTCCTCGCTCAGCGCACTCACGGCGGCCGCCACGAGCGGGGGATCCGCGACGCCCTCCCCGATCACCTGACGTACTTCGGGCGGGTCCCGCCACGGTCGGCGCTGGAGATTCCGGATCGACATCTCGGCCTCCAGATGGGCGAGGAGGCTGCCATCGACGACGAGGCCCTCGACGAGGCTGCCGAGGCGATTCACGTCGACCGACTCCGCGACGCCGCGCGGACGCCGCCGCGCCCCGAGGAGCGCGTGGTCGACGACCCGACCGACGCCCGTGTCGCCGTCGCCCGCGACGCGGCGTTCCGTTTCACCTACCCGGCCACGCTCGAACGCCTCCGGGAGCGGGCGGCCGTCGCCACGTTCTCGCCGCTCGCCGGCGACGCCCTGCCCGACTGCGACGGCATCTACCTGCCGGGAGGCTATCCGGAACTGCACGCGGAGACGCTCGAAGCCAGTCCGACGATGGACGCCATCGCGACCGCCGCCGTCGACGGGACGGCCGTCCTGGGCGAGTGCGGGGGACTGATGGCGCTTTCGGAGTCGCTGACGACGACCGACGGGGAGACCCACGGGATGGCCGGCGTGCTGCCCGCCACCGTCCGAATGCACGACCGGTATCAGGCGCTCGATCACGTCGAACTGCGGGCGAGGCGGGGGTCGCCCACCGCCGCGACCCACGACCGACGGCGTGGTCACGAGTTCCACTACTCCAGTGTGGACGTCGACGGCGACGCTCGGTTCGCGTTCGAGGTGCTGCGGGGCGACGGCATCGACGACGAACGGGACGGCCTCTACGAGTACCGGACGCTCGGAACGTACTGCCACCTCCACCCCGAGAGCGGGGCCTTCGACGCGTTCGTCGAGTCCGCGGCCGAGCGATGA
- a CDS encoding cobyric acid synthase has translation MTRTLLVAGTASHVGKSTVAAGICRVLSDRGVDVAPFKAQNMSNNARAVLAAGDVDVDWGEIGVSQYVQARAARATPTTDCNPVLLKPRGDGESQLVVQGEAVGHFEAGEYYRDHWDRVRDAAEESYRRLATSHDVVVAEGAGSVAEPNLRHRDLANVETARVADADVLLVADIERGGAFASIVGTLELAPEDVADRVVGVVITKFRGDRSILDPAIEEVHDRTGVPVLGVLPHDDPGLPAEDSVSLPDGEGVRGDDDVPPDRTVTVGVPRLPRVSNFTDLEPLARVPGVRVAYRPLSASLADVDAVVVPGTKNTVDDLLALREAGFDAELAAFDGPMIGVCGGYQLLGDRIANAHVEGTGDRRTVAGIGRLPVATTFTTDKRVEAVTVDASGAGPLAGLDGEVSGYEIHMGDTRALRAVDRPVGPQSAAVGSVAGTYLHGLFENRTVREAFVDAVYESADKARPERGRDRRTPYDAAAALVRDHVDTSALLPGA, from the coding sequence ATGACCCGAACGCTGCTCGTCGCCGGCACCGCGAGCCACGTCGGGAAGAGCACGGTGGCAGCCGGGATCTGCCGAGTGCTGTCGGACCGCGGCGTCGACGTCGCTCCGTTCAAGGCACAGAACATGAGCAACAACGCCCGTGCCGTCCTCGCAGCCGGAGATGTGGACGTCGACTGGGGCGAAATCGGCGTCTCGCAGTACGTGCAGGCGCGGGCCGCACGCGCGACGCCGACGACGGACTGTAACCCGGTCCTGCTCAAACCCCGCGGCGACGGCGAGAGCCAACTCGTCGTCCAGGGGGAGGCGGTGGGCCACTTCGAAGCCGGCGAGTACTACAGGGACCACTGGGACCGCGTCCGCGACGCCGCCGAGGAATCGTACCGCCGACTCGCCACGTCACACGACGTCGTCGTCGCGGAGGGGGCGGGGAGCGTCGCGGAACCGAACCTTCGCCACCGGGATCTGGCGAACGTGGAGACGGCGCGCGTTGCCGACGCCGACGTCCTCCTCGTCGCGGACATCGAACGCGGCGGCGCGTTCGCCAGCATCGTCGGCACGCTCGAACTCGCGCCGGAGGACGTCGCCGACCGCGTCGTCGGGGTCGTCATCACGAAGTTCCGCGGCGACCGGTCGATCCTCGATCCGGCCATCGAGGAGGTCCACGACCGGACCGGCGTGCCCGTCCTGGGCGTCCTCCCGCACGACGACCCCGGCTTGCCCGCGGAGGACAGCGTCTCGCTCCCCGACGGCGAGGGCGTCCGCGGCGACGACGACGTCCCACCGGACCGGACCGTCACCGTCGGCGTCCCGCGCCTCCCCCGCGTGTCGAATTTTACCGACCTCGAACCGCTGGCCCGCGTGCCCGGCGTCCGCGTCGCGTACCGTCCCCTCTCGGCCTCGCTCGCCGACGTCGACGCCGTCGTCGTTCCCGGGACCAAAAACACCGTCGACGACCTGCTCGCGCTCCGCGAGGCGGGATTCGACGCGGAACTCGCGGCGTTCGACGGACCGATGATCGGCGTCTGCGGCGGCTACCAGTTGCTCGGCGACCGCATCGCCAACGCACACGTCGAGGGAACCGGCGACCGTCGGACCGTCGCGGGAATCGGGCGACTGCCCGTGGCGACGACCTTCACGACCGACAAGCGCGTCGAAGCGGTCACCGTGGACGCGTCGGGCGCGGGGCCGCTGGCCGGCCTCGACGGCGAGGTCTCCGGCTACGAGATCCACATGGGCGACACACGCGCGCTCCGCGCCGTCGACCGGCCGGTCGGTCCCCAGAGCGCCGCCGTCGGCTCCGTCGCCGGAACCTACCTCCACGGCCTCTTCGAGAACCGGACCGTCCGCGAGGCGTTCGTCGACGCCGTCTACGAGTCGGCCGACAAGGCACGTCCCGAACGGGGACGCGACCGGCGGACGCCCTACGACGCCGCGGCGGCACTCGTTCGGGATCACGTGGACACGTCCGCCTTGCTCCCGGGAGCGTAG
- a CDS encoding NOP5/NOP56 family protein codes for MTDDSADAGWFRGLDPGDLDAARDAVDHGGTDTPADWPSRAVTAGFAADEDDYYDALHDATVNATREAVRERERADDQQLKYGVRAMDDAERTANELAERVSEWAGAVFDDAPTGVDGARDVAARDPGTPAERRAVSLAERVVDLADEADDLRAYIERTAPAVAPNLSRMAGAVLAARLIALAGGLGDLAKKPSGTVQVLGAEDALFAHLSGRAPSPKHGVIYTHDYVRNTRPEDRGSAARALAGKLTIAARIDHYAGDLRPSLHEELDERIATIRARADS; via the coding sequence ATGACCGACGACTCTGCCGACGCCGGTTGGTTCCGGGGACTGGATCCGGGCGACCTGGACGCGGCCCGGGACGCCGTCGACCACGGCGGCACGGACACGCCCGCAGACTGGCCGTCCCGCGCCGTGACCGCCGGCTTCGCGGCCGACGAGGACGACTACTACGACGCGCTCCACGACGCGACGGTGAACGCGACCCGGGAAGCGGTCCGTGAGCGCGAACGGGCGGACGACCAGCAGTTGAAATACGGCGTTCGCGCCATGGACGACGCCGAACGCACGGCGAACGAACTCGCCGAACGTGTCTCGGAGTGGGCGGGTGCGGTGTTCGACGACGCCCCGACGGGCGTCGACGGCGCCCGGGACGTCGCCGCACGCGACCCCGGGACGCCCGCCGAACGCCGCGCGGTCTCGCTCGCCGAACGGGTCGTCGACCTCGCGGACGAGGCCGACGATCTCCGAGCCTACATCGAGCGGACGGCGCCGGCGGTCGCGCCGAACCTGAGCCGGATGGCCGGCGCGGTGTTGGCCGCTCGGCTGATCGCCTTGGCCGGCGGCCTCGGCGACCTCGCGAAGAAACCCTCCGGAACGGTCCAGGTCCTCGGCGCCGAGGACGCCCTCTTCGCGCATCTCTCGGGCCGGGCACCGTCGCCGAAACACGGCGTCATCTACACCCACGACTACGTCCGAAACACCCGTCCCGAGGACCGCGGTTCGGCGGCCCGAGCGCTGGCGGGAAAGCTCACCATCGCCGCACGGATCGACCACTACGCCGGCGACCTGCGGCCGTCGCTACACGAGGAACTCGACGAACGCATCGCGACCATCCGCGCGAGGGCCGACTCGTGA
- a CDS encoding fibrillarin-like rRNA/tRNA 2'-O-methyltransferase yields MSLPDGVERRRFDGRERLATRGDPVYGEPTDGSWRLWDAGRSKLGAMLELGLDTGLAGGDAVLYLGAASGTTVSHVADFAGPTYAVEFAPRPARDLVDVAATRPRLFPLLKDARRPETYAHVVESDLDVLVQDVATRGQARVAARNRRFLRPDGRLLASIKARSEDVTETPEDVFEAVLDDLREGYEILETTGLDRYHDDHLAVVARPRDE; encoded by the coding sequence GTGAGCCTCCCCGACGGCGTCGAACGACGCCGCTTCGACGGGCGCGAGCGCCTCGCCACCCGCGGCGACCCGGTGTACGGCGAGCCGACCGACGGCTCGTGGCGTCTCTGGGACGCCGGCCGATCGAAACTCGGTGCGATGCTCGAACTCGGTCTCGACACCGGACTCGCGGGCGGCGACGCCGTCCTCTATCTCGGCGCCGCCAGTGGCACGACGGTCAGTCACGTCGCGGACTTCGCGGGACCGACCTACGCCGTCGAGTTCGCCCCCCGGCCTGCCCGTGACCTCGTGGACGTGGCGGCTACCCGCCCGCGTCTCTTCCCACTCCTGAAGGATGCCCGACGGCCCGAGACGTACGCCCACGTCGTCGAGTCCGACCTCGACGTGTTGGTACAGGACGTGGCGACCCGGGGGCAGGCCCGCGTCGCGGCGCGCAACCGGCGGTTCCTCCGGCCGGACGGGCGCCTCCTCGCGAGCATCAAAGCTCGGAGCGAGGACGTCACCGAAACACCGGAGGACGTCTTCGAGGCCGTCCTCGACGACCTGCGCGAGGGATACGAGATCCTAGAGACGACCGGGCTGGATCGCTACCACGACGACCACCTCGCCGTCGTCGCCCGTCCGCGCGACGAGTGA
- the tenA gene encoding thiaminase II, which produces MAFTDDLRPLADDLWDEIVDHPMVSRLGDGSLDVEPFEYWVRQDYVYLIDYARVFAHGAASAPTVARMSTFAELLYETIDTEMDLHRTYAAEFGIDEAELEATEPSPTTRAYTDFLVRTAATGSFGDLIAALLPCMWGFNETAIRLEADGLPDDDRYAEWIRTYAGEDFSELTAWCKDLMDQVAADASGARRDRYRDLFVTSARYEYRFWDAAWRRETWTVGPE; this is translated from the coding sequence ATGGCCTTCACCGACGACCTGCGACCCTTGGCGGACGACCTCTGGGACGAAATCGTCGATCACCCCATGGTCTCCCGTCTCGGCGACGGAAGCCTCGACGTGGAGCCCTTCGAATACTGGGTGCGTCAGGATTACGTCTACCTGATCGACTACGCCCGGGTGTTTGCCCACGGCGCCGCGAGCGCGCCGACCGTAGCGCGGATGAGCACGTTCGCGGAGTTGCTGTACGAGACCATCGACACCGAGATGGACCTCCACCGGACGTACGCCGCGGAGTTCGGAATCGACGAGGCCGAACTCGAAGCCACCGAGCCGTCACCGACGACCCGAGCCTACACCGACTTCCTCGTGCGGACGGCCGCCACCGGGAGTTTCGGCGACCTGATCGCAGCGCTGTTGCCCTGCATGTGGGGATTCAACGAGACGGCGATACGGCTCGAAGCCGACGGACTGCCGGACGACGACCGTTACGCCGAGTGGATTCGCACCTACGCCGGCGAAGACTTCTCGGAACTCACCGCGTGGTGTAAGGATCTGATGGACCAGGTGGCGGCGGACGCGTCAGGCGCCCGTCGTGACCGCTACCGCGACCTGTTCGTCACGTCCGCACGCTACGAGTATCGGTTCTGGGACGCCGCCTGGCGGCGGGAGACGTGGACGGTGGGACCCGAATGA
- a CDS encoding PadR family transcriptional regulator → MHDLTGFQRDLLYVIAGLDEPHGLAIKEELENYYESEIHHGRLYPNLDTLVEKGLIDKGQRDRRTNYYTLTRRGRRELEARREWENQYVDDLIEEATAA, encoded by the coding sequence ATGCACGACTTGACCGGATTCCAGCGAGATCTCCTGTACGTGATCGCCGGCCTCGACGAGCCACACGGCCTCGCGATCAAAGAGGAACTCGAAAATTACTACGAGAGTGAAATTCACCACGGGCGACTGTATCCGAATCTCGACACGCTCGTCGAGAAGGGGCTCATCGACAAGGGCCAGCGGGACCGCCGGACCAACTACTACACGCTGACTCGCCGCGGGCGACGGGAACTCGAAGCACGCCGGGAGTGGGAGAACCAGTACGTCGACGACCTGATCGAGGAAGCGACGGCGGCATAA
- a CDS encoding N-acyl-D-amino-acid deacylase family protein, which yields MSDVLIENARIVDGTGAPWFRGAVAVAGGTVDTVYRGPAPDTDAATTIDVDDSIICPGFVDTHSHSDMELFDDPTLSPKIRQGITTEILGQDGFSMAPMYRDGGAEEWSKQLGALAGRVDTEWTWGSVGEYLDAVEENGIGPNVGILVGHGTVRFNVLGMSDDAPSEAELAEMADLVTEGLDDGAVGFSTGLIYTPCTYAETEEVRELASRLGPYGRPFVAHVRSEGRWIWDALDEFVDIGDEEGIPLHLSHFKVAGRMQRGKADRAIALVEAARERGVDFTAEQYPYTAGSTILSAVLPPWVHADGPDRTLEYLQDEDARERIVRDVEEWRIDGWENIGALAGWENVVIANVESAANAHREGMSVREIATERGVEPVAAICDLLVEEELSVSISLHMMDEDDVREILGYERVCVGTDGLFGGKPHPRVYGTYPRILGHYVRGENLLTVEEAVRKMTSLPARAMGLDRKGVVRAGMDADLVVFDPVTVDTQATFENPRRYPKGIEHVMVNGEFVVRGGETTGELPGRAVRQ from the coding sequence GTGAGCGACGTACTCATCGAGAACGCCCGGATCGTCGACGGGACCGGAGCACCGTGGTTCCGAGGCGCGGTAGCCGTCGCCGGTGGGACAGTCGACACCGTCTATCGCGGCCCCGCTCCCGATACCGACGCGGCGACGACGATCGACGTCGACGACTCGATCATCTGCCCAGGCTTCGTCGATACCCACTCTCACTCCGATATGGAGTTGTTCGACGACCCGACGCTCTCACCGAAGATACGACAGGGAATCACGACCGAAATCCTCGGACAGGACGGGTTTTCGATGGCTCCGATGTACCGCGACGGAGGCGCCGAGGAGTGGTCGAAACAGCTGGGTGCCCTCGCGGGACGGGTGGACACGGAGTGGACCTGGGGAAGCGTCGGCGAGTATCTCGATGCGGTCGAGGAGAACGGGATCGGTCCGAACGTGGGAATCCTCGTCGGTCACGGGACGGTCCGATTCAACGTTCTCGGGATGTCAGACGACGCGCCGAGCGAGGCCGAACTCGCGGAGATGGCGGATCTCGTCACGGAGGGACTCGATGACGGAGCGGTCGGCTTCTCGACTGGACTCATCTATACCCCTTGTACGTACGCCGAAACGGAGGAAGTCCGGGAACTGGCGTCGAGACTCGGCCCGTACGGCCGGCCGTTCGTCGCTCACGTTCGGAGCGAGGGACGCTGGATCTGGGACGCTCTCGACGAGTTCGTCGATATCGGCGACGAGGAGGGAATCCCACTTCACCTGTCACATTTCAAGGTCGCCGGCCGGATGCAACGGGGCAAGGCCGACCGGGCGATCGCACTCGTCGAAGCCGCGCGGGAACGCGGGGTAGACTTCACGGCCGAACAGTACCCCTACACCGCGGGGAGTACGATACTTTCGGCCGTCCTCCCGCCGTGGGTTCACGCCGACGGACCCGATCGGACGCTCGAATACCTCCAGGACGAGGATGCACGCGAGCGCATCGTCCGCGACGTCGAGGAGTGGCGGATCGACGGCTGGGAGAACATCGGCGCCCTCGCGGGGTGGGAGAACGTCGTCATCGCGAACGTCGAGTCGGCGGCAAACGCCCACCGCGAGGGGATGAGTGTTCGGGAGATCGCCACCGAGCGCGGCGTGGAACCGGTCGCGGCGATCTGTGACCTCTTGGTCGAAGAGGAACTCAGCGTCAGCATCTCGCTGCACATGATGGACGAGGACGACGTCCGAGAGATCCTCGGGTACGAGCGAGTCTGTGTCGGGACCGACGGGCTGTTCGGTGGGAAACCCCACCCGCGGGTGTACGGTACGTACCCCCGTATTCTCGGTCACTACGTCCGCGGGGAGAACCTCCTGACGGTCGAGGAGGCGGTCAGAAAGATGACCTCGCTTCCGGCCCGTGCGATGGGACTCGACCGAAAAGGCGTCGTTCGGGCGGGGATGGACGCGGACCTTGTCGTCTTCGACCCCGTGACCGTCGACACGCAGGCCACCTTCGAGAACCCGCGCCGGTATCCGAAGGGGATCGAACACGTGATGGTCAACGGGGAGTTCGTGGTGCGTGGCGGCGAGACGACGGGGGAACTGCCGGGACGAGCGGTGAGGCAGTGA
- a CDS encoding DUF1611 domain-containing protein, whose translation MNLRERFDVPVPAIVLAEGEFGTTGGKTANGVVTHSEVFDAKAIVDSETAGRQPSEVLGTPDAPDVPIADSVAAALEAAPEVEALVIGVAPAGGQLPDPWVEEIEAAIEAGCDVVSGLHVFLSEDEHWTALADEYDVSLVDVRKPPGGDELRVGDGSVDDVDADLVLTLGTDCAVGKRTATFELYRAAVEAGLDAGWVATGQTGIMVGAHEGVVVDRVPADFVAGVVEDMVKAVAADHDLVFVEGQACLTHRAYSSVTLGVLHGTWPDAVVIADEPSREKRTHFERFDVDGVEKERSLIEDLSEATVAGLSTWGDPEAQEETHGLPAANVYHEGGAAELLGIVRDSLDEAPTASAGDGTDGEA comes from the coding sequence ATGAACCTACGAGAGAGATTCGACGTGCCCGTACCGGCCATCGTCCTGGCCGAAGGGGAGTTCGGTACGACCGGCGGCAAGACCGCGAACGGCGTCGTCACACATAGCGAGGTCTTCGACGCGAAAGCCATCGTGGATTCGGAGACCGCCGGGCGACAGCCGAGCGAGGTTCTGGGTACTCCGGACGCACCCGACGTGCCGATCGCCGACTCGGTCGCCGCGGCGCTCGAGGCGGCCCCCGAGGTCGAAGCCCTCGTCATCGGCGTCGCACCGGCAGGCGGTCAGCTTCCGGATCCGTGGGTCGAGGAGATCGAAGCCGCGATCGAGGCGGGCTGTGACGTCGTCTCGGGACTGCACGTCTTCTTGAGCGAGGACGAGCACTGGACGGCGCTCGCGGACGAATACGACGTCAGTCTCGTCGACGTCCGAAAGCCGCCGGGGGGCGACGAACTGCGTGTCGGGGATGGCTCCGTCGACGACGTCGACGCCGACCTCGTGCTCACCCTCGGAACCGACTGTGCAGTCGGCAAACGGACGGCGACGTTCGAACTCTACAGGGCCGCCGTCGAGGCGGGTCTCGACGCGGGGTGGGTCGCGACGGGCCAGACGGGAATCATGGTCGGCGCCCACGAGGGCGTGGTCGTCGACCGCGTCCCAGCCGACTTCGTAGCCGGCGTCGTCGAGGATATGGTGAAAGCCGTCGCCGCCGATCACGACCTCGTGTTCGTCGAAGGGCAGGCATGCCTCACCCACAGAGCGTACTCGAGTGTCACGCTCGGAGTTCTCCACGGGACCTGGCCGGATGCCGTCGTGATCGCCGACGAGCCGTCCCGAGAGAAACGAACCCACTTCGAGCGGTTCGACGTCGACGGCGTCGAAAAAGAGCGATCACTGATCGAAGACCTCTCCGAGGCCACCGTCGCGGGCCTCTCGACATGGGGGGATCCGGAGGCCCAAGAAGAGACGCACGGATTACCGGCGGCGAACGTCTATCACGAGGGTGGGGCGGCCGAACTTCTCGGTATCGTCCGGGACAGTCTCGACGAAGCCCCAACCGCGTCGGCGGGGGACGGAACGGACGGTGAAGCATGA
- a CDS encoding dipeptide epimerase, with amino-acid sequence MSEIVDLSVETLDLPLSEPFEISLGVQHEARNVLVTVETEDGTTGYGEGAPIPPVTGETREAALATVRAAAEVVEGRPVGNYRRIVSELRSTFPGMVSATFAVETAVLDAFCREREIALSELFGATPSPVETDMTIPIVPAGTARERAARAVEQGYEHLKIKTGNDLDEDVDRVLAVREAAPEAALKVDANQGWTPKETARFAERVADQGIHLDLIEQPVAASDVVGLAEARRRVDVPITADETVFTPEDAIRVVREGAADIVNVKLGKSGPLAAADIASIAKGADLDLMIGCMLESAVGIHASAHLVAGIGAFSFVDLDGNRLLAEDVVETAEGPVHDISGPGHGVVPER; translated from the coding sequence ATGAGCGAGATCGTCGATCTGTCCGTGGAGACACTCGACCTGCCGCTGTCCGAGCCGTTCGAAATCTCGCTGGGTGTCCAGCACGAGGCACGAAACGTCCTGGTGACCGTCGAAACCGAGGACGGGACGACGGGCTACGGCGAGGGCGCACCGATCCCCCCAGTGACGGGCGAAACCAGAGAGGCCGCCCTCGCGACTGTCCGGGCCGCCGCAGAAGTCGTCGAGGGGCGACCGGTGGGGAACTACCGCCGGATCGTCTCGGAGCTCCGGTCCACGTTCCCGGGAATGGTATCGGCGACGTTCGCGGTCGAAACGGCGGTCCTCGACGCGTTCTGCCGCGAGCGCGAGATCGCACTGTCGGAGCTGTTCGGCGCCACGCCGTCCCCGGTCGAGACGGACATGACCATCCCCATCGTCCCCGCGGGCACGGCGCGGGAGCGCGCCGCTCGGGCCGTGGAGCAGGGGTACGAGCACCTGAAGATCAAGACCGGGAACGACCTCGACGAGGACGTCGACCGGGTCCTCGCAGTCCGCGAAGCAGCCCCGGAAGCGGCGCTGAAAGTCGACGCCAACCAGGGGTGGACGCCGAAGGAGACGGCACGCTTCGCCGAGCGAGTGGCCGATCAGGGCATCCATCTCGACCTCATCGAACAGCCGGTGGCCGCGAGCGACGTCGTCGGCCTGGCCGAGGCACGCCGGCGTGTCGACGTGCCCATCACCGCCGACGAGACGGTGTTCACGCCCGAGGATGCCATCAGGGTCGTTCGTGAGGGGGCTGCAGACATCGTCAACGTCAAACTCGGGAAGTCCGGGCCGCTGGCCGCCGCCGACATCGCGTCGATCGCGAAAGGCGCCGACCTCGACCTCATGATCGGCTGTATGCTCGAAAGCGCGGTCGGCATCCACGCGAGCGCTCATCTGGTCGCCGGCATCGGGGCGTTCTCCTTCGTCGACCTCGACGGAAACCGGTTGCTCGCCGAGGACGTCGTCGAGACGGCTGAGGGCCCGGTCCACGACATCTCCGGTCCCGGACACGGTGTGGTCCCCGAGCGGTGA